A single Musa acuminata AAA Group cultivar baxijiao chromosome BXJ2-1, Cavendish_Baxijiao_AAA, whole genome shotgun sequence DNA region contains:
- the LOC103997735 gene encoding uncharacterized protein LOC103997735 — MPKLKTRQGRRTNPLIWMLAIVYAILATAVIITGIVVFVIYMVYKPKIPYIKVAYAQLNHLDYDPSGLLKIQMALDVVAENDNNKARAGFSDLSFLLRFHGIDVAELRANPLDVAKNSSSELNYRFQSSPIPLDKKAMEAMKVALRRGVVPFDLDGHASTRWRAGRLLSVRFRTHLSCPLNFSARNGSAIDLDCSSMSR, encoded by the coding sequence ATGCCAAAGCTCAAAACGCGGCAGGGGCGGCGCACCAATCCCCTAATCTGGATGCTGGCTATCGTGTATGCCATCCTAGCAACGGCCGTCATcatcaccggcatcgtcgtcttcGTCATCTACATGGTCTACAAGCCCAAGATTCCCTACATCAAGGTGGCCTACGCGCAGCTCAACCATCTCGACTACGACCCGTCAGGGCTGCTTAAGATTCAGATGGCCCTCGATGTGGTGGCGGAGAACGACAACAACAAAGCCCGTGCCGGCTTCTCCGACCTCAGCTTCCTTCTCCGGTTCCACGGCATCGATGTCGCGGAGCTACGGGCCAACCCGCTCGATGTCGCCAAGAACAGCTCCTCCGAACTCAACTATCGCTTCCAGTCGTCGCCGATCCCGCTGGACAAGAAGGCCATGGAGGCCATGAAGGTGGCGCTGAGGCGGGGCGTCGTGCCATTCGACCTCGATGGGCACGCGAGTACCCGGTGGAGGGCTGGCCGCCTTCTTTCCGTGAGGTTTAGGACTCACCTCTCATGTCCGCTCAATTTCTCCGCGCGGAACGGGAGCGCGATCGACTTGGATTGCAGCTCCATGTCCCGTTGA